The Pontibacter sp. SGAir0037 DNA segment TTCAAAAAAATACCAGAGACAGTTTAAGCAAACCAGCTAAGAATAATGTTGAGATAGATGAAGGGTTTTAATTCAAAAGAGAAGAAATATGAGCACGCCACTGATAAAGGAGTTTATTATAATGTACCCATCAGGAAAGTTTGGCAGGCTATAACTGATAAGGATAAAATGAAGGAATGGTACTTCCTCAACTTCAAAAGTTTGAACCTGTAGTCGGATTTAAGTTTGAATTCGACGATAGCGGTGCCGAATACCGGAAAGAATCGATTGTGACTAAATTGGTAGAAGGTAAAACCCTGGCTCACAGTTGGGCTTGCAAAGGCTATCCGGGAAGTTCGGAGGTTATGTTTGAGCTATGTTCGGAAGAGAACAAGACCAGCCTAAAAGTTATTCAAACGGGCTTGGATAGTTTT contains these protein-coding regions:
- a CDS encoding SRPBCC domain-containing protein, with the translated sequence MVLPQLQKFEPVVGFKFEFDDSGAEYRKESIVTKLVEGKTLAHSWACKGYPGSSEVMFELCSEENKTSLKVIQTGLDSFADHPHFKWERFEWGWDNLLGQNLKQLLEENS